The Naumovozyma dairenensis CBS 421 chromosome 3, complete genome genome has a window encoding:
- the PDC1 gene encoding indolepyruvate decarboxylase 1 (similar to Saccharomyces cerevisiae PDC1 (YLR044C); ancestral locus Anc_5.122): MSEITLGRYLFERLSQVDVKTIFGLPGDFNLSLLDKIYETPGMRWAGNANELNAAYAADGYARIKGMSCIITTFGVGELSALNGIAGSYAEHVGVLHVVGVPSVSSQAKQLLLHHTLGNGDFTVFHRMSANISETTAMVTDIATAPAEIDRCIRTTYVTQRPVYLGLPANLVDLKVPASLLETPIDLSLKANDVEAETEVVNTILELIKDAKNPVILADACASRHDVKAETKKLIDITQFPSFVTPMGKGSIDEQHPRFGGVYVGTLSSPAVKEAVESADLILSVGALLSDFNTGSFSYSYKTKNIVEFHSDYIKIKNATFPGVQMKFALQKLLGSVAEAAKGYKPVAVPAKPAANAAVDAATPLKQEWMWNQVGKFLQEGDVVITETGTSAFGINQTHFPNNTYGISQVLWGSIGFTTGACLGAAFAAEEVDPKKRVILFIGDGSLQLTVQEISTMVRWNLKPYLFVLNNNGYTIEKLIHGPTAQYNEIQSWDHLSLLPTFGAKDYENHRVATTGEWIKLTENKEFNQNSRIRLIEIMLPVMDAPSNLVAQAQLTAKINAKQD, encoded by the coding sequence ATGTCTGAAATTACTTTGGGTCGTTActtatttgaaagattaaGCCAAGTTGATGTTAAAACCATCTTCGGTTTACCAGGTGACTTTAACTTGTCCTTGTTAGACAAGATTTACGAAACCCCAGGTATGAGATGGGCTGGTAACGCTAACGAATTGAACGCTGCTTACGCTGCTGACGGTTACGCTAGAATTAAGGGTATGTCCTGTATCATCACCACTTTCGGTGTCGGTGAATTATCCGCTTTGAACGGTATTGCTGGTTCTTACGCTGAACACGTTGGTGTCTTACACGTTGTCGGTGTCCCATCCGTCTCCTCTCAAGCTAAGCAATTATTGTTGCATCACACTTTAGGTAACGGTGATTTCACTGTCTTCCACAGAATGTCCGCTAACATCTCTGAAACCACTGCTATGGTTACTGACATTGCCACTGCTCCAGCTGAAATTGACAGATGTATCAGAACTACTTACGTTACCCAAAGACCAGTCTACTTAGGTTTACCAGCTAACTTGGTTGACTTAAAGGTCCCAGCTTCCTTATTGGAAACTCCAATTGACTTATCCTTGAAGGCTAACGATGTTGAAGCTGAAACTGAAGTTGTTAACACCATCTTAGAATTGATCAAGGATGCCAAGAACCCAGTTATCTTAGCTGATGCTTGTGCTTCTAGACACGATGTTAAGGCTGAAACCAAGAAGTTGATTGACATCACTCAATTCCCATCTTTCGTTACCCCAATGGGTAAGGGTTCTATCGATGAACAACACCCAAGATTCGGTGGTGTCTACGTCGGTACCTTGTCTTCTCCAGCTGTTAAAGAAGCTGTTGAATCTGctgatttgattttgtCTGTCGGTGCTTTGTTGTCTGATTTCAACACTGGTTCTTTCTCTTACTCTTACAAGACCAAGAACATTGTCGAATTCCACTCTGACTACATTAAGATCAAGAACGCTACCTTCCCAGGTGTTCAAATGAAATTCGCTTTACAAAAATTGTTAGGTTCCGTCGCTGAAGCTGCTAAGGGTTACAAGCCAGTCGCTGTCCCAGCTAAGCCAGCTGCTAACGCTGCTGTTGACGCTGCCACCCCATTGAAACAAGAATGGATGTGGAACCAAGTTGGTAAGTTCTTACAAGAAGGTGATGTTGTTATCACTGAAACTGGTACCTCTGCTTTCGGTATTAACCAAACTCACTTCCCAAACAACACTTACGGTATCTCTCAAGTCTTATGGGGTTCCATTGGTTTCACCACTGGTGCTTGTTTAGGTGCTGCTTTCGCTGCTGAAGAAGTTGATCCAAAGAAGAGAGTTATCTTATTCATTGGTGACGGTTCTTTACAATTGACTGTCCAAGAAATCTCCACTATGGTCAGATGGAACTTGAAACCATACTTGTTCGTCTTGAACAACAATGGTTACACCATTGAAAAGTTGATTCACGGTCCAACCGCTCAATACAACGAAATTCAAAGCTGGGACCACTTATCCTTATTGCCAACTTTCGGTGCTAAGGACTACGAAAACCACAGAGTTGCTACCACCGGTGAATGGATCAAATTGACTGAAAACAAGGAATTCAACCAAAACTCTAGAATTAGATTGATTGAAATTATGTTGCCAGTTATGGATGCTCCATCTAACTTGGTTGCTCAAGCTCAATTGACCGCCAAGATCAATGCTAAGCAAGattaa
- the NDAI0C03120 gene encoding type I glyceraldehyde-3-phosphate dehydrogenase, with protein MVTVAINGFGRIGRVVLRVAMARKSMDVVAINDPFITNDYAAYMFKYDSTHGRYKGEVTNDDKHIIVDGHKIATFQERDPANLPWGDLKIDTVIESTGVFKELDTCQKHLDAGAKKVVITAPSNTAPMFAMGVNEDKYSPDLKIVSNASCTTNCLAPLAKIINDKFGIEEGLMTTVHSQTATQKTVDGPSHKDWRGGRTASANIIPASTGAAKAVGKVLPELQGKLTGMAFRVPTVDVSVVDLTVKLAKETTYEEIKKVMKDAAEGPLKGVVCYTEDAVVSSDFIGDSHSSVFDATAGIQLSPKFVKLVAWYDNEYGYSTRVVDLAEHIGKA; from the coding sequence atggtTACAGTTGCTATTAACGGTTTCGGTAGAATCGGTAGAGTTGTTTTAAGGGTTGCCATGGCAAGAAAGAGTATGGATGTCGTCGCCATTAACGACCCATTCATCACTAACGATTATGCTGCTTACATGTTCAAGTACGATTCTACTCATGGTAGATACAAGGGTGAAGTTACTAACGATGATAAACACATTATCGTTGATGGTCACAAAATTGCCACCTTCCAAGAAAGAGACCCAGCCAACTTACCATGGGGTGATTTGAAAATCGATACCGTTATTGAATCCACTGGTGTCTTTAAGGAATTAGACACTTGTCAAAAACACTTGGATGCTGGTGCCAAGAAGGTCGTCATCACTGCTCCATCTAATACTGCTCCAATGTTCGCCATGGGTGTTAATGAAGACAAGTACTCTCCAGACTTGAAGATTGTCTCTAACGCTTCCTGTACCACCAACTGTTTGGCTCCATTGGCCAAGATTATCAATGACAAGTTCGGTATCGAAGAAGGTTTGATGACCACTGTCCATTCTCAAACTGCCACCCAAAAGACTGTTGACGGTCCATCCCACAAGGACTGGAGAGGTGGTAGAACTGCTTCTGCTAATATCATTCCAGCTTCTACAGGTGCTGCTAAGGCTGTCGGTAAGGTCTTACCTGAATTACAAGGTAAGTTGACCGGTATGGCTTTCAGAGTCCCAACTGTCGATGTCTCTGTTGTTGATTTGACTGTTAAGTTAGCTAAGGAAACCACTTATGAGGAGATTAAGAAGGTTATGAAGGATGCCGCTGAAGGTCCATTAAAGGGTGTTGTCTGTTACACTGAAGACGCTGTTGTCTCCTCCGACTTCATCGGTGACTCACATTCCTCAGTTTTTGATGCAACTGCTGGTATCCAATTATCTCCAAAGTTCGTCAAGTTGGTTGCATGGTACGATAACGAATACGGTTACTCTACCAGAGTTGTCGATTTAGCAGAACATATTGGTAAAGCTTAG
- the NDAI0C03130 gene encoding 40S ribosomal protein uS2 (similar to Saccharomyces cerevisiae RPS0A (YGR214W) and RPS0B (YLR048W); ancestral locus Anc_5.116), which translates to MSLPATFDLTPEDAQLLLAANTHLGARNVQVHQEPYVFNTRPDGVNVINVGKTWEKLVLAARIIAAIPNPEDVVAISSRTYGQRAVLKYAAHTGATPIAGRFTPGNFTNYITRSFKEPRLVIVTDPRSDAQAIKEASYVNVPVIALTDLDSPSEYVDVAIPCNNRGRHSIGLIWYLLAREVLRLRGALTDRTQPWSIMPDLYFYRNPEEAEQTTEEATEEAGEEETKEEATEEQAGASEWAEENADTVDW; encoded by the exons ATGTCCTTACCAGCTACTTTTGACTTGACTCCAGAAGATGCCCAATTATTATTGGCTGCTAACACCCATTTAGGTGCTAGAAACGTCCAA gTCCACCAAGAACCATACGTTTTCAATACCAGACCAGATGGTGTTAATGTTATCAACGTCGGTAAGACCTGGGAAAAATTGGTCTTGGCTGCCAGAATTATTGCTGCCATTCCAAACCCAGAAGATGTTGTTGCCATCTCTTCTAGAACTTACGGTCAAAGAGCTGTCTTGAAGTACGCCGCTCATACTGGTGCTACTCCAATTGCTGGTAGATTCACTCCAGGTAACTTCACCAACTATATCACTCGTTCTTTCAAGGAACCAAGATTAGTTATTGTTACTGATCCAAGATCCGATGCTCAAGCCATCAAGGAAGCTTCTTACGTCAACGTTCCAGTTATCGCTTTGACTGATTTGGACTCCCCATCTGAATACGTTGATGTTGCTATTCCATGTAATAACAGAGGTAGACACTCTATTGGTTTAATCTGGTACTTATTAGCCAGAGAAGTCTTGAGACTAAGAGGTGCTTTGACTGATAGAACTCAACCATGGTCTATCATGCCAGATTTATACTTCTACAGAAACCCAGAAGAAGCTGAACAAACTACTGAAGAAGCTACAGAAGAAGCtggtgaagaagaaaccaaagaagaagctaCTGAAGAACAAGCTGGTGCTTCCGAATGGGCTGAAGAAAATGCCGACACTGTCGACTGGTAA